The following coding sequences are from one Acidisarcina sp. window:
- a CDS encoding nitric-oxide reductase large subunit, whose product MSFKRHWLALAIVILASFAVLGGVGRQMISEAPPLPDVYSTDGQLLFTGSSITDGQGVWQSIGGQEIGTVWGHGAYVAPDWSADWLHRESEILLNIWANQAGAADFALLNLDQQAVLKARLIRVMRANTYDKAQNRVTIGPERVAAYRQLSSYYANVFANGRKEYAIPQKALTDPVKARQMANFFWWTSWAASTERPGSATTYTNNWPHEPLVGNQPTSGAILWSVISFVLLLASIGGLVWWYSSQEKAVSHLVLPKTDPFLGMQATPSQKATMKYFFVVVILWGVQILMGVITAHYGVEGQGFYGFPLDRYLPYSITRTWHLQIAIFWIATSWLATGLYVGPAVTGYEPKGQRIGVNILFAALILVVGGSLAGEWFGIQQKLGNLWFWFGSQGYEYVDLGRFWQILLFVGLVLWLFLMGRSLKPALVKQSEDRSLLILFLVSSIAIPLFYAAGLMYGQRSHLVTAEYWRWWVVHLWVEGFFEVFATVVIAFLFTRMKLIEIRTATKAVLFSTTIFLAGGIIGTFHHLYFTGASAAVIALGAVFSALEVVPLTLVGYEAWENIRLTRATEKAPWIANYRWPIYFFVAVSFWNLVGAGVFGFLINPPVALYYMQGLNTTPVHGHTALFGVYGMLGLGLTLFCLRAMRPARPWKQGALKMSFWCINLGLAFMVLFSMLPVGLLQVWASIQYGTWYARSAEFMQAGPMNTLRWLRVPGDILFSIGAAAFAWFVLGLLTGHSFDNRGDGEVAGRSRAAQDELVTAGD is encoded by the coding sequence ATGTCCTTTAAGCGTCATTGGCTGGCTTTGGCCATCGTCATCCTTGCATCATTCGCCGTTCTTGGAGGAGTCGGGCGGCAGATGATCAGCGAAGCTCCACCACTCCCCGATGTATATAGTACGGACGGGCAACTACTCTTTACTGGCAGTTCCATTACCGATGGTCAGGGAGTCTGGCAATCGATCGGTGGTCAGGAGATTGGCACGGTATGGGGCCACGGCGCCTATGTTGCTCCTGACTGGAGTGCCGACTGGTTGCATCGTGAGTCTGAGATCCTGCTCAACATCTGGGCGAATCAGGCGGGAGCCGCAGACTTTGCATTGTTAAACCTGGATCAGCAGGCTGTTCTGAAGGCTCGCCTGATTCGCGTAATGCGTGCCAACACCTATGACAAGGCTCAGAACCGCGTCACGATTGGTCCGGAGCGCGTGGCAGCGTATCGGCAGTTGTCGAGCTACTACGCGAACGTCTTCGCCAATGGTCGCAAAGAGTACGCGATTCCTCAGAAGGCTTTGACGGATCCTGTGAAAGCGCGCCAGATGGCGAACTTCTTCTGGTGGACCTCCTGGGCTGCAAGTACCGAGCGTCCTGGCTCGGCCACAACATACACCAACAATTGGCCACATGAGCCGCTGGTGGGAAATCAACCTACCTCCGGCGCGATCCTGTGGAGCGTGATCAGCTTCGTACTACTGCTAGCGAGTATTGGCGGGCTTGTCTGGTGGTACTCCTCGCAGGAGAAAGCTGTAAGCCACCTCGTGCTTCCGAAAACAGACCCATTCCTGGGGATGCAGGCAACACCATCGCAGAAGGCAACGATGAAGTACTTCTTCGTCGTAGTGATTCTGTGGGGTGTGCAGATCCTGATGGGTGTTATCACTGCGCACTATGGCGTTGAAGGCCAGGGATTCTATGGATTCCCGCTGGATCGATATCTGCCTTATTCCATCACCCGCACCTGGCATCTGCAGATAGCTATCTTCTGGATTGCGACCTCGTGGCTTGCTACGGGATTGTATGTGGGACCCGCGGTTACGGGCTATGAGCCAAAGGGCCAGCGCATAGGCGTCAATATACTTTTTGCTGCGCTCATTCTTGTCGTTGGCGGATCGCTTGCGGGAGAGTGGTTTGGCATCCAGCAGAAGCTCGGCAACCTGTGGTTCTGGTTCGGAAGCCAGGGATATGAGTATGTGGACCTCGGGCGCTTCTGGCAGATACTCCTCTTTGTTGGATTGGTTCTATGGCTCTTCCTGATGGGCCGCTCGCTGAAGCCCGCACTGGTCAAGCAGAGTGAGGATCGTTCTCTGCTGATTCTCTTCCTGGTCTCCAGCATCGCTATCCCACTGTTCTATGCCGCAGGGTTGATGTATGGGCAGCGTTCGCACCTGGTTACCGCCGAGTATTGGCGCTGGTGGGTTGTTCACCTCTGGGTCGAAGGCTTCTTTGAGGTATTTGCAACTGTGGTGATTGCATTCCTGTTCACCCGGATGAAGCTTATCGAAATCCGTACCGCGACCAAGGCGGTCCTCTTTTCCACGACGATCTTTCTTGCTGGCGGAATTATTGGAACCTTCCATCATCTCTACTTCACCGGGGCATCGGCTGCGGTAATCGCGCTGGGCGCTGTCTTCAGTGCGCTTGAGGTGGTTCCGCTGACGCTGGTTGGATACGAGGCATGGGAGAATATCCGGCTTACACGAGCCACCGAGAAGGCTCCCTGGATTGCGAACTACCGTTGGCCAATCTACTTCTTTGTCGCTGTATCTTTCTGGAACCTGGTGGGCGCCGGGGTGTTTGGCTTCCTCATCAATCCTCCAGTAGCTCTGTACTACATGCAGGGGCTCAACACGACTCCGGTGCACGGACATACCGCGTTGTTTGGTGTCTACGGCATGCTTGGCCTTGGGCTTACGCTGTTCTGCCTGCGCGCAATGCGTCCGGCGAGACCGTGGAAGCAAGGGGCGCTCAAAATGTCCTTCTGGTGCATCAATCTTGGGTTGGCGTTTATGGTTCTGTTTAGCATGCTGCCAGTGGGCCTGCTGCAGGTCTGGGCGTCGATCCAATACGGCACATGGTATGCGCGTTCTGCGGAGTTCATGCAGGCCGGACCCATGAATACCTTGCGCTGGCTGCGCGTTCCGGGGGATATCCTGTTTTCCATCGGAGCCGCCGCATTCGCCTGGTTTGTTCTGGGACTGCTTACCGGGCACTCGTTCGACAATCGCGGGGATGGTGAGGTTGCAGGCCGTTCCAGAGCTGCACAGGATGAGTTGGTAACGGCAGGCGATTAA
- a CDS encoding thioredoxin domain-containing protein, whose protein sequence is MPVLRVCQSCKQKNRIPSSHLADTGRCGACKVPLPPLAEPLQVDNELFDEIVRDSRVPVLVDFWAAWCGPCRMAAPEVARVAADMAGHAVVLKVDTERYPELAGRFNVRGIPNFAVFHGGHLVKQQAGLVDHKVMEEWLRSAQINS, encoded by the coding sequence ATGCCAGTACTTCGTGTATGCCAGAGTTGTAAGCAGAAGAATCGAATCCCCTCCAGCCATCTTGCAGACACAGGCCGCTGTGGCGCATGCAAGGTTCCCCTACCTCCGCTCGCGGAGCCTCTACAGGTCGACAACGAACTCTTCGATGAGATTGTTAGAGATTCCCGCGTGCCGGTGCTGGTGGATTTCTGGGCCGCGTGGTGCGGACCGTGCCGAATGGCGGCTCCCGAGGTTGCCCGAGTGGCTGCGGATATGGCCGGCCATGCAGTTGTTCTCAAGGTAGATACGGAGCGGTATCCCGAGCTTGCCGGGCGATTCAATGTGCGCGGCATCCCCAATTTCGCTGTCTTTCATGGCGGCCATCTGGTGAAGCAGCAGGCCGGTCTGGTCGACCATAAAGTTATGGAAGAATGGCTGCGATCCGCCCAGATCAATAGCTGA
- a CDS encoding substrate-binding domain-containing protein, translating into MEHDDAQYPERKRSYTIQSIVRAVSVLNAFASTSEVLDLRNVTEKVHLNKGTTFRILETLVETGILERAGKQGYRSRIRTTRVKRFRIGYASQSHLLPFTAAVTDGLISAASAANMDLLVLNNKFSATAALQNADRFIAERVDLVIDSQINVSVAAQIAAKFSDAGIPFIAIDIPHPGAVYFGADNYKAGRMAGRYLARWTTKNWNGHAEQLILLGVDAAGSLLNTRLSGVVDGLCELLPIAQTIPNQHYDTKGGRFEATLNVMRKHLRRCKPRRTLIGAVNDTTALAALQAFREVGLEQQCAIVGQDASFQARETMRSASTRLVCTVAYFPETYGARLIEVANDILNHRPVAPAIFTQHQLVTPENVDKVYPNDAWMKDGPKSRV; encoded by the coding sequence ATGGAACACGACGACGCACAGTACCCCGAGCGCAAACGCTCCTATACGATCCAATCCATAGTTCGCGCGGTTTCGGTTTTGAACGCCTTCGCGTCTACCTCCGAAGTTCTCGATCTGCGGAACGTCACCGAAAAGGTCCACCTGAACAAAGGCACAACCTTCAGAATCCTCGAGACGCTTGTAGAGACAGGGATACTGGAACGGGCAGGCAAACAGGGATACCGCTCGCGCATCCGTACCACGCGCGTGAAGCGCTTTCGCATTGGTTATGCGTCACAGAGCCATCTTCTGCCCTTCACCGCCGCGGTTACGGATGGCTTGATATCGGCAGCCAGCGCCGCCAACATGGACCTGCTGGTCCTGAACAATAAATTCAGCGCGACGGCAGCCTTGCAGAATGCGGATCGATTCATTGCGGAACGGGTCGACCTGGTAATTGATTCGCAGATCAATGTGAGCGTAGCAGCCCAGATTGCGGCAAAATTTTCGGATGCGGGTATACCCTTCATCGCCATCGATATTCCACATCCCGGCGCGGTCTATTTCGGTGCGGATAATTACAAGGCAGGGCGCATGGCCGGCCGCTACCTTGCGCGGTGGACGACAAAGAATTGGAATGGGCATGCCGAGCAACTGATTCTTCTCGGTGTCGACGCGGCCGGATCCCTGCTGAATACGCGCCTCAGCGGAGTGGTCGACGGTCTTTGCGAACTCCTGCCTATAGCGCAAACGATCCCCAACCAGCATTACGATACGAAGGGCGGAAGGTTTGAAGCTACGCTGAATGTGATGAGGAAACACCTTCGCCGATGCAAGCCTCGCCGTACGCTTATTGGAGCGGTGAATGACACCACCGCATTGGCTGCGTTGCAGGCTTTTCGGGAGGTCGGCCTCGAACAGCAGTGTGCGATCGTCGGTCAGGATGCCAGCTTTCAGGCCAGGGAAACGATGCGAAGCGCATCAACGCGGCTGGTCTGCACCGTCGCCTACTTTCCTGAGACCTACGGGGCGCGCCTGATTGAAGTTGCCAACGACATCCTCAACCATAGGCCCGTAGCTCCAGCCATCTTCACGCAACACCAGTTGGTGACTCCGGAAAATGTAGACAAGGTCTATCCGAATGATGCCTGGATGAAAGATGGTCCAAAGAGTCGCGTGTAG
- a CDS encoding D-lyxose/D-mannose family sugar isomerase: MKRSEINIAIASAIEFFARHQFALPPFASWTRETWAELDEVSEFASRELGWDVTDFNSGNFESIGLTLFALRNGIPSKGNQCMYSEKIMHVRERQVTPLHFHYRKTEDIINRGGKGTGDLAVQLYNSTADGGLADTPVVVTCDGFRRHCKAGGTIFLRHGESITITPRLYHTFHAVGGPGLIGEVSTLNSDSNDNHFFEPIPRYPEVVEDEAPLRLLCTEYPVPQQLASQRVTNSQETNGKNS; this comes from the coding sequence GTGAAGAGATCTGAAATCAATATTGCAATTGCTTCTGCCATCGAATTTTTTGCGAGACATCAGTTTGCTCTTCCTCCTTTTGCAAGCTGGACTCGCGAGACATGGGCAGAACTGGATGAGGTGAGTGAATTTGCCAGCCGCGAACTCGGTTGGGATGTCACGGATTTCAATTCAGGAAATTTCGAGTCTATTGGATTGACTCTTTTTGCACTCAGAAATGGCATTCCGTCCAAGGGAAATCAATGCATGTATTCGGAAAAGATCATGCATGTACGCGAGCGGCAGGTGACGCCGCTGCATTTCCACTATAGGAAGACGGAAGACATTATTAATCGAGGCGGCAAGGGGACGGGAGACCTGGCGGTGCAGCTATATAACTCCACTGCTGACGGTGGTCTTGCCGATACTCCGGTTGTCGTAACCTGCGACGGGTTTCGCCGGCATTGCAAGGCTGGCGGAACGATCTTCCTTCGCCATGGAGAATCGATCACAATTACTCCCCGGCTCTATCACACCTTCCACGCGGTAGGCGGACCGGGCTTGATCGGCGAAGTGTCAACGTTGAATTCGGATAGCAACGATAATCACTTCTTCGAGCCTATCCCTCGATATCCTGAAGTTGTGGAGGACGAGGCTCCGCTTCGCCTCCTCTGTACCGAATACCCGGTTCCGCAGCAGTTAGCTTCTCAGCGCGTTACCAATTCCCAGGAGACCAATGGAAAAAACTCTTGA
- a CDS encoding PfkB family carbohydrate kinase, whose translation MAKRYDVLSVGVAAVDDMLYVSDYPRPNVKTPLTAVERHGGGPACTAVAAVGTLQGRSAYIARFGDDELSTYIKSGLLRRGVDTAHIIHDADSAPYHSFIVVDRVGSRNVFFDASMFKPIAGEDIPESLIQSAEIVLLDHVADPALIQVAEKVRNLHVPILGDIEGQTEDALRMANLADYLIVPEEFACWASSTTNPREACAGLSRTGRLATVVTSGAEGCYYSLGSDATITHVPAFPVQAFDTNGCGDTFHGAFALGIARGFSPWEAITFASAAAAIKASAAGGRQRGWDALPTLEDILRFLGSLQRGSVPAELLKKIADLQLVATS comes from the coding sequence ATGGCAAAGCGTTACGATGTACTTTCGGTCGGCGTCGCAGCGGTGGATGACATGCTCTATGTCTCCGACTACCCGCGGCCCAATGTAAAAACGCCGCTCACCGCGGTGGAGCGGCATGGCGGCGGCCCGGCGTGCACCGCGGTTGCCGCCGTGGGGACGCTCCAGGGCCGGTCCGCATACATTGCGCGCTTTGGCGACGACGAGCTTTCGACTTACATCAAGTCAGGACTGCTCAGGCGTGGCGTTGATACTGCGCACATCATTCACGACGCAGATTCGGCGCCCTACCATAGCTTCATCGTCGTCGATCGTGTGGGAAGCCGCAATGTGTTCTTTGACGCTTCCATGTTTAAGCCGATAGCGGGCGAGGATATTCCAGAATCACTCATACAATCCGCAGAGATCGTTCTTCTCGATCACGTAGCGGATCCCGCATTGATCCAGGTTGCAGAAAAGGTCAGGAATCTGCATGTGCCCATCCTCGGCGATATTGAAGGGCAGACGGAAGACGCGCTCCGCATGGCGAATCTTGCGGATTATCTGATCGTGCCGGAGGAGTTTGCCTGCTGGGCAAGCAGTACGACGAATCCTCGCGAAGCCTGCGCCGGCTTGTCGCGAACCGGGCGCCTGGCCACGGTTGTAACCTCCGGAGCGGAGGGATGCTATTACAGCCTCGGATCCGATGCGACGATTACGCATGTTCCGGCATTTCCTGTGCAGGCGTTTGACACGAATGGCTGCGGAGATACGTTTCACGGGGCGTTCGCGCTTGGCATCGCCCGGGGCTTTTCTCCGTGGGAGGCGATAACATTTGCATCCGCCGCGGCTGCCATCAAAGCGTCTGCCGCGGGAGGCCGGCAAAGAGGCTGGGATGCGCTTCCTACGTTAGAGGATATTCTTCGTTTCCTCGGTTCGCTGCAGCGCGGTTCCGTTCCAGCAGAATTGCTGAAGAAGATTGCTGACCTGCAACTGGTGGCAACCAGCTAG